Proteins encoded together in one Amblyomma americanum isolate KBUSLIRL-KWMA chromosome 1, ASM5285725v1, whole genome shotgun sequence window:
- the LOC144094256 gene encoding uncharacterized protein LOC144094256 codes for MRTLVAVFVVVAFLSTAYAGGLGVGAGLGYAPVVGYGGGLGVGGVGVGSSVALLNGGPGFSKAVAGPAFLIRTVHHVNKIHGGGAIVAHSGLGAGGVGYGGLGYGGLGYGGLGYGGLGYGGLGYGVGYKG; via the exons ATGAGGACCCTG GTCGCCGTCTTTGTCGTTGTCGCCTTCCTCAGCACCGCCTACGCCGGCGGACTGGGAGTGGGAGCTGGTCTTGGTTACGCCCCAGTAGTGGGATATGGCGGTGGCCTTGGAGTCGGCGGAGTCGGCGTCGGCAGCTCTGTCGCACTTCTGAACGGCGGACCGGGCTTCTCCAAGGCTGTGGCCGGACCTGCCTTCCTCATTAGGACTGTGCACCACGTGAATAAGATCCATGGTGGAGGCGCCATCGTTGCACACTCTGGCCTCGGAGCTGGTGGCGTGGGCTACGGAGGCCTCGGATACGGCGGTCTCGGATACGGAGGCCTCGGATACGGCGGTCTCGGATACGGCGGTCTAGGATACGGCGTAGGCTACAAGGGCTAG